Proteins encoded together in one Triticum dicoccoides isolate Atlit2015 ecotype Zavitan chromosome 7B, WEW_v2.0, whole genome shotgun sequence window:
- the LOC119340597 gene encoding 2-hydroxy-palmitic acid dioxygenase MPO1-like, with product MRARFISPLKRSRASIGSQPLTFYQERFSASLLFVGVLGRSSIYSELQVVSSSMEEAKRRPRGVLDLEAQFAFFRSQHRHPVNAAAHALLAGPILFGNLLILYFLPLPSPLDPALALSLAYAAAYLAVDRRAGALAALLLLGAWAASRALAARLGFALAWKVVLATELFCWTWQFLGHGLFEKKGPTVSELPAVFLMEPFLILLQILNKLFGYEPYPGFSKNVDKKMEADLRESRELEQRKIN from the exons ATGCGCGCACGCTTCATCAGTCCTCTAAAAAGAAGTCGAGCATCTATAGGCAGCCAACCGCTCACTTTTTATCAGGAAAGGTTCTCCGCCTCACTGCTGTTTGTTGGTGTCCTCGGAAGATCCTCGATTTACTCTGAGCTGCAGGTCGTCTCGTCGTCCATGGAGGAGGCCAAGAGGAGGCCGCGCGGCGTGCTGGACCTGGAGGCTCAGTTCGCCTTCTTCCGTTCGCAGCACCGGCACCCGGTCAACGCCGCCGCGCACGCGCTGCTCGCGGGCCCCATCCTCTTCGGCAACCTGCTCATCCTCTACTTCCTGCCCCTGCCCTCCCCGCTCGACccggccctcgccctctccctcgcctaCGCCGCCGCCTACCTCGCCGTCGACCGCCGCGCCGGGGCCCTcgccgcgctcctcctcctcggcgcCTGGGCCGCCAGCCGCGCCCTCGCCGCCCGGCTCGGCTTCGCGCTCGCGTGGAAGGTCGTGCTGGCCACGGAGCTCTTCTGCTGGACCTGGCAGTTCCTCGGCCATGGACTCTTCGAG AAGAAAGGCCCAACGGTGAGTGAACTTCCGGCGGTGTTCCTGATGGAGCCATTCCTCATCCTACTGCAG ATACTCAACAAGCTGTTTGGCTACGAGCCATACCCTGGATTCAGCAAGAACGTGGATAAGAAGATGGAGGCCGATCTCAGGGAGAGCAGAGAGCTCGAGCAGAGGAAGATCAACTAA